The genomic interval CACTCGCTACTGACTCGCCCACTGTATTCCTACCGTCCCAATACGCCGCACGGAGACGAGATTCATAGATCCCCACAGGTTGATACCCTAACGACAGCGTCCGCACCAGTTGTCCATCTGTGGAATAGATAGAAATATTGACATCCACAGACTCTGCCAACTGATAGGGGATCCATGTTTCAGGGTTAAACGGATTCGGATAGTTCGCAAGCAACGCCGTTCTTTGCGGAGCCAGTGTTCTCAACAACCGTTCCAGGACCTGAATCCCTCGTTCATAGGAGAAACGATCCGACCTGGAAGTTTGGAGCAATTGCGCTGTTTCTCGCTTGGCGAGACGTAGCCCCTGCGCCACCTGTGTCGCTGACAAAGGGTGTGCAGAAGGTGCGCCCGCGACGTTCCCGAAAGCAACTGACAAGTATCGCCCCATCGGGGCTGAAAACAATGCTGCGGACACTTCTTCTATGCCCCTCAAGGGAATGTAGGACATCCCCTGTTTCAGGGTTCCATAAACGGACAATGCCGTCCCAGCTTCCACCGGCAATCATGCTGCCATCAGGGGAATATGTGAGTGCCGAAATACTATATCCATTCGCAGTAAAGAGCGCGATTGCTGCATCGGTTGCGGTATCATAGATCCAAACGCCGAGGGAACCTCCAGCAGCGAGCCGCGTGCCGTCCGGCGAATACTGAATTTCATAGAGCCACCCTTTGCCGAGGCGCGCTGTGGCACCTTTGGGCAGATGCCATTGCGGCGAATCTTGGGCAAAACTGTTGTAAGAGAAAAATAGCGTTGCCACACCGAGGATAATTATAGTAATGTGGAGGATCCATCGTCTGAACTGTGATTTCTCTGATTATGTGATGAGAGATACTTCTTATTTCCATCGGCGATTACAAGCAATTTTGGGTGATTTTTGGAGAAAAGTCACATTTTTTCAGATTATGCACGTTTTTAGATTAAAATTGTGTCTTTAATTGGGAAGTCAATCTTGCCGGCACAGAAGCCCCGGCAGAAAGGAGAAAAACCGAAATGAAAAAGAATCTCCGCGGTAAAATCCGCGAGTTCGTCCACTCCGAAGAAGGCAAGGTCGGGATAAAATCTCCACTGACCCTCGGTGTAGCGACCGGCAGTGTCCTGCTCGCGCAGGCAATCATCGGAACACCAGATGCTGCTGCAGGATTATGTAATCATCCCGATGCCTGCATGCCACCAAAGGCATGTCGTGGTCCCTTTGAGGATGGGTGGGGTACCTGTTATTAATAATGTCAATATAGATTGTGGGTAGACCGTCGTAATCTTGTTGACTTTCCAGCGTGTGGTGGCTTTACTATCACACGCTCCCACACACTGTGTGTATTACGTTTTTTTAATAATTATCGGAGACACACCTATGAAACGTATGTTCATTTTTTCTATAATCAGTCTGATACTACTGTGTGCAAGGGTGGGTCAGGTTTACGCAGAAGCCCCAACGACCCCGAAAATCTTGTTTACCTCATGGGATAACAATTACGAAATCTACATCATGAACCCAGATGGTAGCGAACAGATGAACTTAACACAACATCCCGCAAACGATGTGGGTGCCCTTTGGTCACCGACCGGTGAGCAGATTCTTTTCGTCTCCGATCGCGACGGGAACCGAGGAGACGTTCGCGATCGCGATCTGTACCTCATGGATCCTGATGGATCCAAGGTCCGACGCGTTTTCAAAAGAGAAATGCATAGAGACTCTTTGACGTGGTCTCCCGATGGAAAACAGATCGCTTACACGAATGTGGACTGGGGGAAACTCATATCCACTATCTACATTGCGCCCCTTGGAGAACCAGAAGAAGAGTCTCTCGTTGAGGGAGTTGATCCAGCATGGTCTCCGGATGGGACAGAAATCGCTTGTGCTATAGATGGTCGACTTACATTAATCAATGTCCACACAGGTGCGCAAAAACAACTCCTACCCAAGAAAGCTATGAATTGGCAACGTTATCCATCTTGGTCAGCTGTCGGCGATAAACTTACTTTTGCTTGGAATAAGCATCAGATACCACCAGTATTGGATCGGGATCTCCATAACGAATGGATCAAAAATCTTACAATCTATATTATAAACCGGGATGGCACTGATCTTAAACAACTCATTGATGAAGCCGGTCCGAGAGCAGATTATCCGGTGTTATCGCCTAATGGAAAGGAAGTCCTTTATACGCAGGAAATTAATGGTTTTCTGCAGATATTTAAACTTGATGTGAACAACGGTATTCGGACGCAGTTGACGCATATTGGTCCAAGGAATCTGGGTGGGGATTGGTTTGATCCGGCGTATGCGTTGCCGGTTTCACCACAACCTCAATTACTCACGACACTATGGGGAGAACTCAAACGGGAATAAGCTTTCAGACATAATCGACTTGGAACGCTTCAATACAAAAGCGGATATTTACCCAATTGAATCAGTTTTCAAGTTCTTCCAACAAGGTGCGAGCTTTTGTAAACAGCCACTTCTCGCTGGAGATGGGTTTCCCACCTACGATTGGGAAGCGAATCCCGCCGAAGTGAGATTTCCGGTAGAAAGACAGCGGTGAACTTGAATGAAAACAAATCTTCGCGGTAAAATCCGAGAGTTCGTCCACTCCGAAGAAGGCAAAGTGGGTATCAAATCCCCATTGACACTCGGTGCGGCGGTGAGTAGTGTGCTACTCGCGCAGGCTATCGTTGGAACAACACCCGCCCACGCATGGCAATGCACAAAGGGCGGAAATGAGTGCGATCCTGGCGAGATTTGCGATGGTCCTTTCGTCTGGAATGGACAAGCAGAGATCGGCACCTGTCATGACTAATGTCAATGTAGATTGTGGCATAGACCTATCATAATCTTGTTGACTTTTCCAGCGTGTGGTGGTTTCTACTGCCATACGCTCCTACGCACAGCGTATATT from Candidatus Poribacteria bacterium carries:
- a CDS encoding PD40 domain-containing protein — protein: MKRMFIFSIISLILLCARVGQVYAEAPTTPKILFTSWDNNYEIYIMNPDGSEQMNLTQHPANDVGALWSPTGEQILFVSDRDGNRGDVRDRDLYLMDPDGSKVRRVFKREMHRDSLTWSPDGKQIAYTNVDWGKLISTIYIAPLGEPEEESLVEGVDPAWSPDGTEIACAIDGRLTLINVHTGAQKQLLPKKAMNWQRYPSWSAVGDKLTFAWNKHQIPPVLDRDLHNEWIKNLTIYIINRDGTDLKQLIDEAGPRADYPVLSPNGKEVLYTQEINGFLQIFKLDVNNGIRTQLTHIGPRNLGGDWFDPAYALPVSPQPQLLTTLWGELKRE
- a CDS encoding T9SS type A sorting domain-containing protein, producing MSYIPLRGIEEVSAALFSAPMGRYLSVAFGNVAGAPSAHPLSATQVAQGLRLAKRETAQLLQTSRSDRFSYERGIQVLERLLRTLAPQRTALLANYPNPFNPETWIPYQLAESVDVNISIYSTDGQLVRTLSLGYQPVGIYESRLRAAYWDGRNTVGESVASGAYFYTLTAGDFTATRKMLILK